A window of the Lolium perenne isolate Kyuss_39 chromosome 7, Kyuss_2.0, whole genome shotgun sequence genome harbors these coding sequences:
- the LOC127315951 gene encoding uncharacterized protein — translation MLQSAPPPMASPQPVSLLVLLGTVGSAVLAILLVALSTYGRRCRHPALRFFVWGASVAFIPLASSAISALLQQRKTDRDRHEQYCEEINPADCAPFPKGGESPEVQIMWTILLWAVIMVIIRGKADTAAASAATAAATPSTGDVSVDGQKVRIPVELLAKYAFVAWLIVVCMPEAEWLGFARKSIFVVFFLLGFAKVVLKLVAFFLASDSYAVGKNARLVSGYMAQLVEEGAVEGHGHVPPYLVMGENKDDVEATPEGYRINRGAIDNKLGALVTLDRVWRQSDHGDGLLGKHLELRDLCLSFSLFKNLRRRLSGYPIAEEGTSSALDFVLRGLDASGKGGADADRVFRVLVDELWFASDFFYSALPLCSFSGWCAALSYLLSVLIIAGAIGVGYVYHDSRVIVFNKTGPLSDAELAQNANYLITLFLLFATVLTETCEITAGVCSNWTKMALLGTYIGHGSPSPGFTQAVLEAVLRLKPAKRWRNKIGQNSVLEPRRFGKRSGLFSDKLYGRAGLMRSVQVSPAVKDAVLRSLKISYGGLDKGGGTAAPRFAVSGMAASAWAWPANGTQETLSSTTEHILACHIGTRLFEMKYSHTACPTLAAADKTAACHLSHYFSYLVAAAPGLLPDSTAWTEKRYKEVAEDVKAALGEDVADGASESAAERYERLVKELSAGSRDKVLRRGAELGRLLVEAYVGEEAAAWRFLADFWSEMVLFVAPSQNVKGHVEAMGRGGEFVTLVWALLLHAGVTDRADTPHRSSIP, via the coding sequence ATGTTGCAGTCTGCTCCTCCTCCAATGGCGTCCCCCCAACCTGTGAGTTTGCTAGTTCTCCTCGGGACGGTCGGCTCCGCCGTGCTCGCCATTCTGCTGGTGGCACTTAGCACGTACGGTCGCCGCTGCCgccacccggcgctccgcttcttcGTCTGGGGCGCCTCCGTCGCCTTCATCCCCCTCGCCTCCTCCGCCATCTCCGCCTTGCTGCAGCAGAGGAAGACGGACCGAGACCGACATGAACAGTACTGCGAAGAGATCAATCCGGCGGACTGCGCGCCATTCCCGAAAGGCGGCGAGAGTCCGGAGGTCCAGATCATGTGGACGATCCTCCTGTGGGCAGTGATCATGGTTATCATCAGGGGCAAAGCCGACACCGCCGCGGCCTCcgcagccaccgccgccgccacgccttcCACCGGAGACGTCAGCGTCGACGGTCAGAAGGTCCGGATCCCCGTTGAGCTCCTCGCTAAGTACGCCTTCGTGGCGTGGCTAATCGTCGTCTGCATGCCGGAGGCAGAATGGCTGGGATTTGCTAGAAAATCCATCTTCGTCGTGTTCTTTCTCCTCGGCTTTGCCAAGGTGGTGCTCAAGCTGGTCGCCTTCTTCCTGGCGAGCGACTCCTACGCCGTCGGCAAGAACGCGCGGCTCGTGTCCGGCTACATGGCGCAGCTCGTCGAGGAAGGCGCCGTGGAGGGCCATGGACACGTGCCCCCTTACCTGGTGATGGGGGAGAACAAGGATGACGTCGAGGCTACCCCCGAGGGCTACCGCATCAATCGCGGCGCCATCGATAACAAGCTCGGCGCCCTCGTGACGCTCGACCGCGTGTGGCGGCAGTCCGATCACGGCGACGGCCTCCTCGGCAAGCACCTGGAGCTGAGGGACCTCTGCCTCTCCTTCTCCCTCTTCAAGAACCTCCGGCGGCGGCTATCGGGGTACCCCATCGCCGAGGAAGGGACCAGCAGCGCCCTCGACTTCGTGCTCAGAGGCTTGGACGCGTCCGGCAAAGGAGGCGCTGATGCCGACCGCGTGTTCCGAGTTCTGGTGGACGAGCTCTGGTTCGCCAGTGATTTCTTCTACTCCGCGCTCCCGCTGTGCTCCTTCAGCGGCTGGTGCGCCGCCCTCAGCTACCTCCTCTCCGTCCTCATCATCGCCGGAGCTATCGGCGTGGGATATGTGTATCACGACTCTAGAGTGATCGTCTTCAACAAAACGGGTCCGCTGTCCGATGCCGAGCTGGCGCAAAATGCAAACTACCTGATCACTCTCTTCCTCTTGTTCGCCACCGTTCTCACGGAGACCTGCGAGATCACGGCCGGCGTCTGCTCCAACTGGACCAAAATGGCCTTGCTTGGTACCTACATCGGACATGGCTCGCCGTCGCCGGGATTCACGCAGGCGGTGCTGGAGGCCGTGCTGCGGCTCAAGCCTGCCAAGCGCTGGCGCAACAAGATCGGGCAGAACTCGGTGCTGGAGCCCCGGCGTTTCGGCAAGCGATCCGGGCTCTTCTCGGACAAACTTTACGGGCGCGCGGGGCTGATGAGGTCCGTGCAAGTCTCGCCGGCCGTGAAGGATGCGGTGCTCAGGTCGCTCAAGATCAGCTATGGGGGACTGGACAAAGGAGGCGGCACGGCGGCGCCGAGATTCGCAGTTAGCGGCATGGCCGCCTCGGCCTGGGCGTGGCCGGCCAACGGCACCCAGGAAACCTTAAGCAGCACCACGGAGCATATCCTCGCTTGCCACATCGGCACGAGGCTCTTCGAGATGAAGTACTCGCACACGGCGTGCCCAACGTTGGCGGCGGCCGACAAGACCGCGGCCTGCCACCTGTCGCACTACTTCTCATACCTGGTGGCGGCCGCTCCGGGGTTGCTGCCGGACAGCACCGCGTGGACCGAGAAACGGTACAAGGAAGTGGCGGAGGACGTGAAGGCGGCGCTGGGGGAGGACGTCGCCGACGGCGCCAGCGAGTCCGCCGCGGAGAGGTACGAGCGGCTTGTGAAGGAGCTGAGCGCGGGCTCTCGGGACAAGGTGCTGCGCCGCGGCGCCGAGCTTGGGCGGCTCCTGGTGGAAGCGTACGtgggcgaagaggcggcggcGTGGCGGTTCCTGGCCGACTTCTGGTCGGAGATGGTGCTGTTCGTCGCGCCGTCGCAGAACGTCAAGGGCCACGTCGAGGCCATGGGCCGTGGCGGCGAGTTCGTCACGCTCGTCTGGGCGCTTCTCCTGCATGCGGGCGTCACGGATAGGGCCGATACGCCTCACCGTAGTAGCATCCCATGA